In Candidatus Saccharimonadales bacterium, one DNA window encodes the following:
- a CDS encoding L-threonylcarbamoyladenylate synthase: protein MLLLHDLTDPRLSDILTSGGIAVIRTDTIYGVVAVASSEESVELIYTVKSRQPHKQLIVLINSVDDVSDDSSQEVLDILAPLWPGRNSVILPSTQAAAWLLRGGDSLAYRVPDDDTLRALLRKTGPLVAPSANPESLPPAITIDEAIAYFGDDVDVYVDGGTVTDTNPSRLYQLEGDTLKQLR, encoded by the coding sequence ATGTTACTACTTCACGACCTCACCGACCCCCGTTTATCAGATATTTTGACCTCTGGTGGAATTGCTGTGATTCGAACGGACACGATTTATGGAGTTGTCGCAGTCGCTTCAAGTGAAGAGTCTGTCGAGCTTATCTACACCGTAAAGTCACGACAACCCCATAAGCAATTAATTGTTTTAATTAACTCGGTTGATGATGTATCTGACGATTCCTCACAGGAAGTCTTGGATATCTTGGCGCCACTCTGGCCTGGAAGAAATAGTGTTATCTTACCATCTACTCAAGCTGCCGCATGGCTACTACGTGGGGGAGATTCACTCGCATATCGAGTACCAGATGATGATACGTTGCGTGCTCTGCTACGTAAGACGGGACCCCTTGTTGCTCCATCTGCAAATCCTGAATCATTACCACCTGCTATAACAATTGACGAAGCCATTGCCTATTTCGGTGATGATGTCGATGTATATGTTGACGGGGGTACGGTTACCGACACAAATCCATCTCGCTTGTATCAGTTGGAAGG
- a CDS encoding mechanosensitive ion channel family protein gives MDMINNWFSHHVADIGTILLIGAVTYWVGNLLLGKVVTKFLISARHRNWHPKDIEKRQKTLSALFAGVWRILVIVLTGVALFQSIFPDYNLAPLFASAGIIGIALGFGAQSLVKDFLSGLFIISENQYRVGDIIDIEGSSGTVERIGTRSTVLRDADGNVHYFPNGMVMHVINKTMGYSMARFSVAVHPTSDLEEVIEIINTIGLKLASEENWDQKIIEPPAFVSVGEFTATSVDLLIAGKTQPSDQWSVTAQMRRRILLEFEKRHIQLAVAPIFPGQSQKAKK, from the coding sequence ATGGATATGATAAATAATTGGTTTTCGCACCATGTTGCTGACATAGGGACGATACTCCTTATTGGAGCTGTTACATACTGGGTAGGAAACCTTCTACTAGGCAAGGTTGTTACGAAATTCCTCATCAGTGCCAGACACCGAAATTGGCATCCTAAAGATATCGAGAAACGTCAAAAAACACTATCTGCATTGTTTGCAGGTGTGTGGCGCATACTCGTTATTGTTCTTACTGGTGTAGCACTTTTCCAGTCGATCTTCCCTGACTATAACCTCGCGCCACTTTTTGCTAGCGCAGGTATCATCGGTATCGCTCTTGGTTTTGGTGCGCAATCACTCGTCAAAGATTTTCTCTCAGGTTTATTTATAATTTCAGAAAATCAATACAGGGTTGGTGACATTATCGATATTGAAGGATCTAGTGGAACAGTTGAACGCATCGGTACCCGCTCAACTGTTTTGCGTGATGCTGATGGTAATGTACACTACTTCCCAAATGGTATGGTTATGCATGTCATTAATAAAACTATGGGGTACAGTATGGCACGCTTTTCTGTTGCTGTTCATCCGACAAGTGATCTAGAAGAGGTTATTGAAATTATTAATACAATCGGCCTAAAGCTTGCTAGTGAAGAAAACTGGGACCAAAAGATTATTGAACCACCTGCTTTTGTATCCGTTGGAGAATTCACGGCCACATCAGTAGATCTACTGATTGCAGGCAAGACACAACCGTCTGACCAATGGTCTGTCACCGCACAAATGCGTCGTCGAATCTTACTAGAATTTGAAAAACGACATATTCAACTTGCTGTTGCGCCAATTTTTCCAGGACAATCACAAAAAGCGAAAAAATAG